In Fusobacterium sp. JB019, a single window of DNA contains:
- a CDS encoding Na+/H+ antiporter NhaC family protein, with the protein MESYGFLSIIPIIIAVAMAIKTKNVIVSLFSSVFLGALMLNHYNPLLSTKVLIKGFFVPQLTDSYNAGVIILMVFIGGFIELMMTSGGAYAFAQAVGHYIDSKKKVQMAAYFTGIMIFFSDLGTPLIVGPIFAPFFRKLKVSKEKLAYILDSTASPVAVLVPFIGWGVFIIGLLQKEFKNLGLDLSDYESFIKAIPFNAYPILALTMIPMITLLGFDFGLMKKFDNESEDKYLKEEKEEGAKSKYYVENAKPIFVWLPILVLLFTLFGMLGIKFLTTKVSGSEFRAALSSGYLYAAMVLMILMLINKTKKFKEIFKIYLNGMCKMTEIAIILILAWTLGTINKHLGSADYIVGFIKDINLNSGYIPIITFILGCIVSFATGSSWGTFSILIPIVVPMAVATGAPLYTTIGAVLSGGLFGDHVSPISDTTILASAGAGCEHIDHVKTQMNYAFVNAIIAIGFFGINGFFPMGTSILMAIGVQFIIILLIKIKTKN; encoded by the coding sequence ATGGAGAGTTATGGGTTTTTGTCAATTATACCAATTATAATAGCGGTAGCAATGGCAATAAAAACAAAAAATGTAATAGTTTCATTATTTTCAAGTGTTTTTTTAGGGGCGTTAATGTTAAATCATTATAATCCTTTGTTATCAACTAAGGTTTTAATTAAAGGATTTTTTGTTCCTCAATTAACAGATAGTTATAATGCAGGAGTGATTATCTTGATGGTATTTATAGGTGGATTTATTGAACTTATGATGACATCAGGGGGGGCTTATGCCTTTGCTCAAGCAGTGGGTCATTATATAGATTCAAAAAAGAAAGTTCAAATGGCAGCTTATTTTACAGGAATAATGATATTTTTCTCAGATTTAGGAACACCACTTATTGTTGGTCCTATATTTGCTCCTTTTTTTAGAAAATTAAAAGTTTCTAAAGAAAAATTAGCATACATTCTAGATTCAACAGCTTCTCCAGTAGCAGTTTTAGTTCCTTTTATTGGATGGGGGGTATTTATTATTGGATTATTACAAAAAGAATTTAAAAATTTAGGATTAGATTTATCTGATTATGAAAGTTTTATAAAAGCAATACCATTTAATGCTTATCCAATACTAGCTTTAACAATGATACCTATGATAACATTACTTGGATTTGATTTTGGTCTTATGAAAAAATTTGATAATGAATCTGAGGATAAATATTTAAAAGAAGAGAAAGAAGAAGGAGCAAAATCAAAATATTATGTTGAAAATGCAAAGCCAATATTTGTATGGTTACCTATTTTAGTTTTATTGTTCACACTATTTGGAATGTTAGGGATAAAATTTCTAACAACAAAAGTTTCAGGAAGTGAATTTAGAGCAGCTTTAAGCAGTGGTTATTTATATGCAGCAATGGTATTAATGATATTAATGTTAATTAATAAAACTAAAAAATTTAAAGAAATATTTAAAATATATTTAAATGGTATGTGTAAAATGACAGAGATAGCAATAATATTAATTTTAGCTTGGACTCTTGGTACAATTAATAAACATTTAGGTTCAGCAGATTATATTGTTGGGTTTATAAAGGATATAAATTTAAATTCAGGTTATATTCCAATTATAACATTTATTTTAGGTTGTATAGTTTCTTTTGCAACTGGAAGTTCATGGGGGACATTTAGTATTCTTATTCCAATAGTTGTACCAATGGCAGTAGCAACAGGGGCTCCTCTTTATACTACAATAGGAGCAGTTTTATCAGGAGGATTATTTGGAGATCATGTTTCTCCAATATCAGATACAACTATATTAGCCTCAGCAGGAGCAGGTTGTGAACATATAGATCACGTTAAAACACAAATGAATTATGCCTTTGTAAATGCTATAATAGCTATAGGATTCTTTGGAATAAATGGATTTTTTCCAATGGGGACTTCAATATTAATGGCAATAGGTGTACAATTTATAATAATTCTTTTAATAAAAATTAAAACAAAAAATTAG
- the argH gene encoding argininosuccinate lyase has product MQYFSGRFKEKADDLILDFHSSINFDKRLYRYDIMGSIAHVRGLGKQNILTMKEAEKIEETLREILEEMDQGKVKFSIEYEDIHMNIEKILIDKIGDLGKKLHTGRSRNDQVALDMKLFTKDEIKKIQSYIIELIEILVDFAKKHKHTYMPGFTHLQKAQPISFSHYVLAYVEMFRRDYERLENSFSLMNTSPLGSAALAGTTHPLDRNYTSEILGFSHPTWNSMDGVSDRDYLLEIMSDLSIVMVHLSRFSEEIITYCSNDYGYIELSDAFSTGSSIMPQKKNPDAAELIRGKSGRVIGDMTGFFTTMKGLPLAYNKDMQEDKEAFFDVVDSVKGCFTVFNGMVKTMTIKKEKMNEACKHGYINATDIADYLTEKGMSFRDAYKLTGAMVSYGIENKKALDDFTMEEFNNFSNLFEKNIYEKISIQYCVEKRTTLGGPGSESVGKHIENVDEFLKNAIEKLKEYKINDIL; this is encoded by the coding sequence ATGCAATATTTTTCAGGTAGATTTAAAGAAAAAGCAGATGATTTAATATTAGATTTTCATTCATCAATAAATTTTGATAAAAGACTTTATAGATATGATATCATGGGTAGTATAGCTCATGTTAGAGGACTAGGAAAACAAAATATATTAACCATGAAAGAAGCAGAAAAAATTGAAGAAACTTTAAGAGAAATTTTAGAGGAAATGGATCAAGGGAAAGTGAAATTTTCAATAGAATATGAGGACATTCATATGAATATTGAAAAAATACTTATTGATAAAATTGGAGATTTAGGAAAAAAACTTCACACAGGAAGAAGTAGAAATGATCAAGTAGCTTTGGATATGAAACTTTTTACAAAGGATGAAATAAAAAAAATACAATCTTATATAATAGAACTTATTGAAATATTAGTAGATTTTGCTAAAAAACATAAACATACTTATATGCCAGGATTTACTCATCTTCAAAAAGCTCAACCAATTAGTTTCTCACATTATGTATTAGCTTATGTAGAAATGTTTAGAAGGGATTATGAAAGATTAGAAAATTCATTTAGTTTAATGAATACCTCTCCTTTAGGATCAGCTGCTTTAGCAGGTACTACTCATCCTTTAGACAGAAATTATACTAGTGAAATATTAGGTTTTTCTCATCCTACTTGGAATAGTATGGACGGGGTAAGTGATAGAGACTATTTACTTGAAATAATGAGTGATTTATCTATAGTGATGGTACATTTATCAAGATTTTCAGAGGAAATAATAACTTATTGCTCAAATGATTATGGATATATTGAATTAAGTGATGCTTTTTCAACAGGAAGTAGTATTATGCCTCAGAAGAAAAATCCAGATGCAGCAGAATTAATTAGAGGTAAAAGTGGAAGAGTTATTGGAGATATGACAGGATTTTTTACAACAATGAAAGGATTGCCTTTAGCTTATAATAAAGATATGCAAGAGGATAAAGAAGCCTTTTTTGATGTGGTTGATTCAGTTAAAGGATGTTTTACTGTTTTTAATGGAATGGTTAAGACAATGACTATAAAAAAAGAAAAAATGAATGAAGCTTGTAAACATGGTTATATAAATGCGACAGATATTGCAGATTATTTAACTGAAAAAGGAATGAGTTTTAGAGATGCCTATAAATTAACAGGAGCAATGGTTTCTTATGGGATAGAAAATAAAAAAGCTTTAGATGATTTCACAATGGAAGAATTTAATAATTTTTCTAATTTATTTGAAAAAAATATATATGAAAAAATATCTATACAATATTGTGTAGAAAAGAGAACTACTTTAGGAGGACCAGGTTCTGAAAGTGTGGGAAAACATATAGAAAATGTAGATGAATTTTTAAAGAACGCGATAGAAAAATTAAAAGAGTATAAAATAAATGATATTTTATAA
- a CDS encoding DMT family transporter produces the protein MLKQSTYKIILFLVAFCWGCGFPLSKIVLNSGIEPFALSAIRLFGASFLTFIIINIKKIKIDKNEIKLGLLSGSFMGFAFAFQTAALLFTTPSNNAFLTGAYVIGTPLITWLFTKRRPKIYTYISALLCFIGIGFLSLNGKFQMNIGDIFTLICAVFFSLQMVILGIHMPGKNAFVVNAFQLFSGGLITLVLNILFENFSLLNIHFDFKQILAVLFLTVFNIFLGFLAQTQAQKYVEPSTLSLILSTEILFGVVLSIIFYNDPLTLKTLIGGFLIISSIIVSETQLNFLK, from the coding sequence ATGCTTAAACAAAGTACTTATAAAATTATTTTATTTCTTGTAGCTTTTTGTTGGGGTTGTGGCTTTCCTCTTTCAAAAATAGTTCTAAATAGTGGAATCGAACCCTTTGCTCTTTCTGCTATAAGGTTATTTGGAGCTTCCTTTTTAACCTTTATAATAATTAATATTAAGAAAATAAAAATAGATAAAAATGAAATAAAATTAGGTCTACTTTCTGGTTCATTTATGGGCTTTGCATTTGCTTTCCAAACTGCAGCTTTATTGTTTACAACCCCCTCAAATAATGCTTTCTTAACCGGAGCATATGTTATTGGCACTCCTTTAATCACTTGGTTATTTACAAAAAGAAGACCAAAAATTTATACATATATATCAGCTTTATTATGTTTTATTGGTATAGGATTCCTATCTTTAAATGGAAAATTCCAAATGAATATCGGAGATATTTTTACTCTTATATGCGCTGTATTTTTTTCTCTTCAAATGGTTATACTAGGTATTCATATGCCTGGAAAAAATGCTTTTGTTGTTAATGCTTTCCAATTATTTTCTGGCGGATTAATAACTTTAGTACTAAATATATTATTTGAAAATTTTTCTTTACTAAATATTCATTTTGATTTTAAACAAATTTTAGCAGTTTTATTTTTAACTGTTTTTAATATATTCTTAGGATTTTTAGCACAAACTCAAGCTCAAAAATATGTAGAGCCTTCAACTCTTTCATTAATCTTATCCACAGAAATTTTATTTGGAGTTGTACTATCTATTATTTTTTATAATGACCCTTTAACATTAAAAACATTAATTGGAGGCTTTTTAATAATTTCATCTATCATTGTTTCTGAAACTCAGTTAAATTTTTTAAAGTAG